DNA from Petropleomorpha daqingensis:
GACCCCCGCTCGTGCGGGGTTCCGCAGGGTCGTGCGGTCCTGCACGACCGCACATGCCTCGACAACTCCGCAGGACCGTGCGCGGTCGAGCGATGCCGCTAGCCGGGTGCCGAGCCGATCGCCAGGCCGATCAGGTAGGTCGCACCGGCCGCGATCGCGCCGAACAGCAGCTGCCGCATCCCGGCGAACCACCACGGGCGCGGCGTGAACCGCGACGACAGCGCGCCGGCGACGAACAGCCCGATGCCGCCGGAGACCAGCGCCGGCCACAGCACCGAGAGCCCGAGCAGGTAGGGCAGCAGCGGGAAGATCGCGCCGGTCGAGAAGGTCAGCAGCGAGGAGACCGCCGCCGTCCGCGGAGAAGGCTTGTCCTCGGGGCTGAGCCCGATCTCGGCCACGATGTGCAGCTGCAGCGCCGCCTCGCGGTCGCGGTGCAGCTGCTCGGCGACCTCGTCGGCGAGGGCCGCGTCGACGCCGCGGGAGCGGATCATCTCCGCCAGCTCCTCGACCTCGCCCCGCGGGTTGCGCTCCATCTCGGCCCGCTCCCGGGCGACCTCGAGGTCGAGCTGCTCGTTCTGCGTCTTCACCGACGTGTACTCGCCCAGCGCCATCGAGATGGCGCCCGAGATCAGCCCGGCGAACCCGGTGAGCACGATGGCGTGCGAGGAGACCCCGCCCCCGCCGACGCCGGCCACCAGGGCGGTGTTGCTGACCAGCCCGTCCATCGCGCCGAAGACTGCGGCGCGCAGCCAGCCGCCGGAGACGTCGGCGTGGGTGTGGCCGTGGGCCTCGGTGGTGGCCGCCTGCTCGGTCACTGGTCGGCTTCCGCGCCGAGCTCCACCGGGGGCTCCACCGACGGCGTCGGGACGGCGACCGCCGGCACGCCCTCGACGCGATCGGCGGCGGCGAGCTGGCCGCAGGCGCCGTCGATCTCCTGGCCCCGGGTGTCGCGGATCGTCGTCGCCACCCCGGCGGCGCGCAGCCGCGCCACGAACTCGCGCTGCGCCGGCAGCGGGCTGGCGTCCCACTTGCTGCCCGGGGTCGGGTTGAGCGGGATGAGGTTGACGTGCGCGAGCCGGTCGGCCAGCAGCCGGCCGAGCAGGTCGGCCCGCTCCGGCTGGTCGTTGACGTCGCGGATGAGCGCGTACTCGATCGAGTAGCGGCGGCCGGTGCGCGCGGCGTAGGCGTCGGCCGCCTCGATCACCTCGGTGACCGTGTAGCGGGTGTTGATCGGCACGAGGGTGTCGCGCAGCTCGTCGTCCGGCGCGTGCAGGCTCACCGCGAGGGTGACGTGCAGCCCTTCCTCGGTCAGCCGGCGGATGCCGGGCACGAGCCCGACGGTGGAGACGGTGACCGACCGCTGCGACAGCCCGAGCCCGTGGGGGGCGGGGGTGAGCAGCGCGTCGAGCGTCTTGCGCACCCGCGGGTAGTTGGCCAGCGGCTCGCCCATGCCCATGAAGACGACGTTGGACAGCCGCCCCGGCCCGCCGGGGATCTCGCCGTTCGCCATCGCGGCGGCGGCCGCGACCGCCTGGCCGATGATCTCGGCGGCGGACAGGTTGCGGGTCAGGCCCTGCTGGCCGGTGGCGCAGAACGGGCAGGCCATGCCGCAGCCGGCCTGGCTGGAGATGCACACCGTGGCCCGGTCCGGGTAGCGCATGAGGACGCTCTCGACCAGCGCGCCGTCGTGCAGCCGCCACAGCGTCTTGCGGGTGCGGCCGCCGTCGGCCGACAGGTGCCGCACGGGCGTGAGCAGGCCCGGGAGCAGCGCCGCCGTCAGGTCCTCCCGGACGGCGGCCGGCAGGTCGGTCATCTGCGCCGGGTCGCTGACGCCCCGGTAGAAGTGCCGGGCGAGCTGGTCGGCGCGGAAGGCCGGCTGACCGAGCTCGGTCACCGCGGCCCGGGCCTCCTCGCGGGTGAGGTCGGCGAGGTGGCGCGGCGGCTTGCCGCGGCGGGGGGCGTCGAAGACGAGGGGCAGGGCAGTCATGGCGCCCCCCATCGTCCCATCCGGGCGCCCACGACGGCGGGCCCCGAGGGGAAGCTCACTCCCCGGGGCCCGCTGCCGGTGCGGTCAGGCCGTGCGGCGCGGGCGGCTCGCCGCCGCGACGAGGGCCAGCAGGACCAGCGTCGTCACGGTGAAACCGATCGCCTCGGGCTCGTCGTAGACGAAGAACTTGACCACGCTGAAGGCCACGTCGGCGACGGCGAGACCGACGGTGAACGGCAGGACGCGGGCGTCGCGACCCAGGCGGGCGGCGATCACCAGATAGCCGACGGCGATCACGTAGGACCACACGCCGACCGACCAGTCGCCGATGCCCTGCGGGTCACCGCCCTGGGCGGCTGTGGCGAAGAACAAGAAGTAGGTGGTCGAGCTCAGCTTGAGCACGCCGAAGAGCCCGGCGAGGACGCGGGTGACGGCGACGAGGACCGGGCGGTCGGTGGCCGGCCGGGCGAGGGTGGTGGTCACGGGAACTCCTGGAGAGGGGATCGGCGAGTGCGGCGGGAACGCTAGGGAGCCGCGACGCCGACGCCATCGACCCGAAGGCGGCTTCTCCGCTCAGCCCTGAGGCTGATGGCAGCGGGGCTCCGCCGCCCTACGCTCCCGCTCGTGGACCGGTCCGCGCGCTCCTGGGCCCGACCGCCGCGGGCCGACG
Protein-coding regions in this window:
- the rlmN gene encoding 23S rRNA (adenine(2503)-C(2))-methyltransferase RlmN → MTALPLVFDAPRRGKPPRHLADLTREEARAAVTELGQPAFRADQLARHFYRGVSDPAQMTDLPAAVREDLTAALLPGLLTPVRHLSADGGRTRKTLWRLHDGALVESVLMRYPDRATVCISSQAGCGMACPFCATGQQGLTRNLSAAEIIGQAVAAAAAMANGEIPGGPGRLSNVVFMGMGEPLANYPRVRKTLDALLTPAPHGLGLSQRSVTVSTVGLVPGIRRLTEEGLHVTLAVSLHAPDDELRDTLVPINTRYTVTEVIEAADAYAARTGRRYSIEYALIRDVNDQPERADLLGRLLADRLAHVNLIPLNPTPGSKWDASPLPAQREFVARLRAAGVATTIRDTRGQEIDGACGQLAAADRVEGVPAVAVPTPSVEPPVELGAEADQ
- a CDS encoding VIT1/CCC1 transporter family protein — encoded protein: MTEQAATTEAHGHTHADVSGGWLRAAVFGAMDGLVSNTALVAGVGGGGVSSHAIVLTGFAGLISGAISMALGEYTSVKTQNEQLDLEVARERAEMERNPRGEVEELAEMIRSRGVDAALADEVAEQLHRDREAALQLHIVAEIGLSPEDKPSPRTAAVSSLLTFSTGAIFPLLPYLLGLSVLWPALVSGGIGLFVAGALSSRFTPRPWWFAGMRQLLFGAIAAGATYLIGLAIGSAPG